AATCTTCCAAAAGCAGGTAATTTTGAAGTTCAAGTTTATGATATCGCTGGACATATAGTTTATACCACTACCTTAACTTCTGAAAACAACAACTTAAATATCTCTAATTTAACAGATGGTATTTATGTGATTAGTGCCAATAATGGCATTACTCAGTTTAAAGAAAGAGTAGTTATCAAATAAATGATTTTTTGTATTCCACACGAATACGCTAAATATATGGAGGAGTTTGATTTATTCAGACTCCTCTTTCTTTTGTGCCTTAAAAACTAGATTTCTTTATATCTCTCAAGCTCGGAATTATATTTGCTTTTTCACTACTTTTACCGCCCATATTAAGCAAGACAAAAAGAATATGAATATAGTGATACTCGGAACTGCTTTTCCCTTTCGTGGTGGATTGGCTGTTTATAATGAACGATTGGCCAAGGCATTTCAAGAAGAAGATATCCAAGTTAGAATTCATACCTTCAAATTACAATATCCTTCCATCCTTTTTCCTGGAAAAACACAATATGCTGATTGGGAAGGTCCAAAAGACTTAGATATTGAAGTCTCAGTCAACTCCATCAATCCATTTAACTGGCTGAATGTTGGAAAGAAGATAAAAGAGATGAAGCCTGATATTTTGATCATGAAATATTGGCTTCCTTTTATGGCTCCTTGTTTTGGCACTATAGGTAGAATCGTGAAAAAGAACAAACATACCAAAGTGATTTCCATCCTCGATAATATTATTCCTCATGAGAAAAATATTGTGGATCGTATTTTCTCAAAATATTTTGTAGGAGGAGTGGATGCTTTTGTTGGAATGTCGAAGAGTGTATTGAGTGAGTTAAATCAGTTTAACACAACTAAACCTCGTGCTTTTTGTCCTCATCCTCTTTATGATAATTTTGGTAAGAAAGTAAAGAAAGAGGAGGCCATAAAGAAACTAAACCTCGACCCAAAACAGAAGTATATATTATTTTTCGGACTCATCAGAGATTATAAAGGCTTGGATTTATTGATAGAATCTTTTTCTAAGAAAGATTTCGCCAAAGAAAATATAAAGCTCATTGTTGCTGGAGAGTTTTATTCGGATCAAGAGAAATACACCAAACTGATAAAAGACCTGAACTTGGAAGACCAAATCATTCTGGCCAATAAATTCATTCCAGATCCAGAGGTAGGATTATACTTTGGAGCTGCAGATATCATTGCACAGCCTTATAAAACAGCTACGCAGAGTGGCGTCACTCAAATTGGATATCATTTTGAAAAACCTATGCTGGTGACTAATGTGGGAGGCTTAGCAGAAATCATTCCTGACGAGAAAGTGGGCTACGTGGTAGAACCTAATCCAGAAGCCATAGCAGAAAAACTATTTGAATTCTTTGCCAAGGATAGAGCAGAAGACTTCAATACTAACCTGCTCGAAGAAAAGAAAAAATACGAATGGTCAACCATGACTAAAACTATATTAGATTTGTATCAGGAAATTCAATAAAAAAGAAAAAATTGTCTACGCATTGAGTAGAGAATTGTCATCGACTTATTTCTTAGCCAGCATGCATCTAAGCAAGATTAAAAAACATGTCAATTTAATTGACGATATTCCTATAAACTATTTTAAATTTGCCTCAAGTTCTATTAGAATATCATAAGAACTAACAAAAACATACAGCATAATAAGACAAGATGATTATAAGAAGTAAAGCACCATTACGATTAGGATTAGCAGGCGGAGGCTCTGATGTATCTCCCTATTCCGATATTTATGGAGGAGCCATTTTAAATGCCACCATCAATATGTATGCACATGCTACTATTGAGGAAAGAAATGATGGGAAAATCGTTTTAAATTCTGAAGATAAAGGCGAATATATTGAGCTAGAAAGTATAGAAGAATTAGAGATTAATG
This sequence is a window from Lentimicrobium sp. L6. Protein-coding genes within it:
- a CDS encoding glycosyltransferase, translating into MNIVILGTAFPFRGGLAVYNERLAKAFQEEDIQVRIHTFKLQYPSILFPGKTQYADWEGPKDLDIEVSVNSINPFNWLNVGKKIKEMKPDILIMKYWLPFMAPCFGTIGRIVKKNKHTKVISILDNIIPHEKNIVDRIFSKYFVGGVDAFVGMSKSVLSELNQFNTTKPRAFCPHPLYDNFGKKVKKEEAIKKLNLDPKQKYILFFGLIRDYKGLDLLIESFSKKDFAKENIKLIVAGEFYSDQEKYTKLIKDLNLEDQIILANKFIPDPEVGLYFGAADIIAQPYKTATQSGVTQIGYHFEKPMLVTNVGGLAEIIPDEKVGYVVEPNPEAIAEKLFEFFAKDRAEDFNTNLLEEKKKYEWSTMTKTILDLYQEIQ